One genomic region from Chthoniobacterales bacterium encodes:
- a CDS encoding AAA family ATPase, with the protein MGPGAGRTARGRQKTGDLLLQTMIRDIWDELEDNLFRQVEDEQHGRPAKAFNTVTAAELLEMELPPPQHIWGPGIITRGQLTAVIGQGGTGKSRLLMQAAVEERAGMAPLGFELPKGSRRMANRWLFVGTENSMRRLQDELRLMLARFTDEQRTEIGQGIHFHVLKEDEDMDILLREDNLGRWQAMLEDVGPTVVVVDPFGDIHPGDINKPAEVRATVRAFMRVCRAADHEMAMVIIHHARAGKNNIAGAVGWDQGAFSLGAKDITTMARVQINVTFTDPEDWGKVMLSLGKANDMERFEPRGFVLNRQTMSYELDADFDLEEWKADLDGKRSPGTKVSVSEVLQYIVERGGPEPRKKREWEETAAQYFGVVWRTIQSKIARAEKEGFLRESKGVFRVTEKFHKHQAKKEDGSK; encoded by the coding sequence GTGGGTCCGGGCGCCGGGCGGACGGCGCGAGGACGGCAGAAAACAGGAGATTTATTACTTCAAACCATGATCAGAGACATTTGGGACGAACTGGAAGACAACCTGTTCCGGCAGGTGGAGGACGAGCAGCATGGGCGGCCGGCCAAGGCGTTCAACACGGTGACGGCCGCGGAGCTGCTGGAGATGGAGCTGCCGCCTCCGCAGCACATCTGGGGGCCGGGGATTATCACCCGCGGGCAGCTAACCGCGGTGATCGGGCAGGGCGGGACGGGCAAGTCGCGATTGCTCATGCAGGCCGCGGTGGAGGAGAGGGCGGGGATGGCGCCGCTGGGCTTTGAGTTGCCCAAGGGTAGCCGCCGGATGGCTAACCGTTGGCTGTTTGTCGGCACGGAGAACTCGATGCGGCGGTTGCAAGATGAGCTGCGGCTGATGCTGGCGCGGTTCACCGACGAGCAGCGGACCGAGATTGGTCAAGGGATTCATTTTCATGTGCTCAAGGAGGACGAAGACATGGACATCCTGCTGCGCGAGGACAATCTGGGGCGCTGGCAGGCGATGCTGGAGGACGTGGGACCAACGGTCGTGGTGGTCGATCCTTTCGGGGACATCCATCCGGGCGACATCAACAAGCCGGCCGAGGTGCGGGCCACGGTGCGGGCGTTTATGCGGGTCTGCCGGGCCGCGGATCACGAGATGGCAATGGTGATCATCCATCACGCCAGGGCGGGCAAGAACAACATTGCCGGGGCGGTCGGGTGGGACCAGGGGGCGTTTAGTTTGGGCGCCAAGGACATCACGACGATGGCGCGGGTGCAGATCAATGTGACGTTCACCGATCCAGAGGATTGGGGGAAGGTCATGCTGTCGCTGGGCAAGGCGAACGACATGGAGAGGTTCGAGCCGCGGGGGTTTGTGCTCAACCGGCAGACGATGAGCTACGAGCTGGACGCGGATTTTGACCTTGAGGAGTGGAAGGCGGATTTAGACGGGAAGCGCAGCCCGGGGACCAAGGTGAGCGTTTCGGAGGTGCTGCAATACATTGTCGAGCGCGGGGGGCCGGAGCCGCGGAAGAAGAGGGAATGGGAGGAAACGGCGGCCCAATATTTCGGCGTAGTTTGGCGCACAATTCAGTCAAAAATCGCGAGGGCTGAAAAAGAGGGTTTTTTGCGCGAGTCAAAGGGCGTTTTTCGGGTCACGGAGAAATTCCACAAACACCAAGCAAAGAAAGAAGATGGTTCAAAATAA
- a CDS encoding DUF551 domain-containing protein encodes MTNWIPADKELPGNARCVLATDIEAHFIAVYWNNVWTNAHTSEEIDSVITHWMELPEVPE; translated from the coding sequence ATGACTAATTGGATACCCGCCGACAAGGAACTGCCAGGCAACGCACGGTGCGTTCTGGCAACCGATATCGAGGCCCACTTTATCGCGGTCTACTGGAACAACGTGTGGACGAACGCTCACACATCCGAGGAGATCGACAGCGTCATAACGCATTGGATGGAATTGCCGGAGGTGCCGGAATGA
- a CDS encoding PD-(D/E)XK nuclease family protein: MAILADTKARLTGSHWYKPTGEPCHQLPKSKGDGLRAATIRDAKKLGLLPSVTNILGVIAKPGLDKWKLNQVALAAFASPPDGKESEDYYTGRIIEAAFTQVVEAADLGSKIHDALEKILDGEPVEDELLPYVQPTIDWKREKGLTFTEREVVLVNETEGYAGRCDVIGQGKKGQPVILDYKTRKTDPGKEATPYDGQGMQLAAYAVARWGEEALETVTAANVFISTTEPGRMEVCKHDNLRGEWEAFKAACVLWRRIKGYDPRKGGE; this comes from the coding sequence ATGGCCATTCTCGCGGACACGAAAGCAAGACTCACGGGATCGCATTGGTATAAACCAACAGGCGAGCCGTGTCATCAGTTGCCGAAGTCAAAAGGCGACGGACTACGGGCGGCGACCATTCGGGACGCCAAGAAGCTGGGCCTGCTGCCCAGCGTGACCAACATTCTCGGCGTCATTGCCAAGCCAGGGTTGGACAAATGGAAACTTAACCAGGTGGCGCTGGCGGCGTTTGCCAGTCCGCCCGACGGCAAGGAGTCGGAGGACTACTACACCGGGCGCATCATCGAGGCGGCGTTCACGCAGGTCGTTGAGGCTGCGGACTTGGGCAGCAAGATCCACGATGCCTTAGAAAAGATCCTCGATGGCGAGCCGGTCGAGGACGAGCTGCTGCCGTATGTGCAGCCGACGATCGACTGGAAGCGCGAGAAGGGTCTGACCTTCACCGAGCGCGAGGTCGTGCTGGTCAACGAAACGGAAGGCTACGCCGGCCGCTGCGATGTGATCGGGCAAGGCAAGAAGGGGCAGCCGGTCATTCTGGACTACAAGACGCGCAAGACCGATCCGGGCAAGGAGGCCACACCCTATGACGGGCAGGGGATGCAGCTTGCGGCCTATGCCGTGGCGCGGTGGGGCGAGGAGGCGTTGGAAACCGTGACCGCGGCCAACGTGTTCATCTCCACGACCGAGCCGGGACGCATGGAAGTCTGCAAGCACGACAACCTGCGCGGCGAGTGGGAGGCGTTTAAGGCGGCGTGCGTCTTGTGGCGCCGGATCAAGGGGTATGACCCGCGGAAAGGGGGCGAGTAA